In Melitaea cinxia chromosome 4, ilMelCinx1.1, whole genome shotgun sequence, a single genomic region encodes these proteins:
- the LOC123670257 gene encoding protein sprouty: MDEYGGPAAPPRPPKPAAREHRAGGVSLLRPRPEAERERNAYVEAPRRAPPAPPAPPAPPHRPAGAPLKPVTAQPGGGGGDKRRAAGGESIVCAACGRCRCSQCARPRPLPQRWLCGSCLCSAEACVDYASCMCCAKALFYHCGSGEEEGEAGCAWPRLAALAALAVPLPCLWLYWPLRACAAAGAAAYARCRRAGCRCPAPPPPSSII, encoded by the coding sequence ATGGACGAGTATGGCGGGCCGGCGGCGCCGCCCCGGCCGCCCAAGCCGGCGGCGCGCGAGCACCGCGCGGGCGGCGTGTCGCTGCTGCGGCCGCGGCCCGAGGCCGAGCGCGAGCGCAACGCGTACGTGGaggcgccgcgccgcgcgccgcccgcgccccccgcgccgcccgcgccgccgcaccGGCCCGCCGGCGCGCCGCTCAAGCCGGTGACGGCGCAGcccggcggcggcggcggcgacAAGCGGCGCGCGGCCGGCGGCGAGTCGATCGTGTGCGCGGCGTGCGGCCGCTGCCGCTGCTCGCAGTGCGCGCGGCCGCGCCCGCTGCCGCAGCGCTGGCTGTGCGGCTCGTGCCTGTGCAGCGCGGAGGCGTGCGTCGACTACGCGTCGTGCATGTGCTGCGCCAAGGCGCTGTTCTACCACTGCGGCAGCGGCGAGGAGGAGGGCGAGGCGGGCTGCGCGTGGCCGCggctggcggcgctggcggcgctggcggtGCCGCTGCCGTGCCTGTGGCTGTACTGGCCGCTGCGCGCgtgcgcggcggcgggcgcggccgcGTACGCGCGCTGCCGCCGCGCCGGCTGCCGCTgccccgcgccgccgccgccctcCAGTATTATCTAG